GGAACTGGAACAGCTGTCGGTGCTGTTGACCAAGGTCCGCCAGGCGGCCGGCGACTTCGCCTGAGCCGGCCGCCCGACGCGCCGGCTTCCGGTCAGGCCGCGTCCCAGCGGAAGAACCGGGTGGCGATGAACGTCACGACGGCCGCAAACAGCAGCAGGATGCCGATCGGCAGCAGGGCCGCCTGCGGTCCCTCACCGCGTACCATGACGTCCTTCATGCCCTCGACCAGGTAGGTCATCGGCAGGAAGCGCCCGATGGTGGCCAGCCAGGCCGGCGCCGACTCCAACGGCACGAACGCGCCGGACAGGAACGCCATCGGCAGGGTGATCAGGTTGGCCAGGCCGCTGCCACCCTCGACCGTCTTGGCCACCGAGCCGACGAACAGGCCGATGGCCAGGAACGCCAGAGTGCCGGCGATCACCAGCGGGAACGCCATGTACCAGGCGCCGGAGAGCTGCAGGCCCAGGAACGGCAGCACCGAGATCCCCACGAACAGCACCAGCTGGGCCAGGGCCACCGCCACCGAGACCACCACCCGGGAGGTCACCACGGTCGCCGTGGACACCGGCGCCAGCCGCAGCCGCCGCAGCAGCTTCTTCTCCCGCCAGGTGATCAGCGTCATGGCCGCGCCGAACACCGCGCCGATGGCGATGCCGTAGCCGATCATGCCCGGGGCGATGAACTGGATGGGTTTGAGTGATTCGTCCTCGACCTGCTGGGTCTGCAGCGTGTAGGTCGGCGGCACCCCGGACGCGCTGATGTTGGCCTCGTTGACGAAGGCGTTGAAGATGCCCTGCACCGAGGCGGCGGTGACCTGGTCGGCCGAGGAGTAGTGCACGATCAGCGTGTCGCCCTGCTGTTCGATGGCCGCGCCGGCGTCGCCCTTGCGGACCTCGTCGAGCGCGGCGGCCAGGTCGGTGCCCGGAGTGATGGCCACGGCCTGCTCCAGGGCGGCCCGGGCCGGCTCGGGCAGCGAATCGATCACCGCGACGTCGCCGACCTCGATGACCTTGGGCGCCGACGACGAACCGCCGCTGAAGACCGTGCCGAAGATGACGATGAAGAACAGCGGGAACAGCACCGAGAAGCTGACGCTGAGCCAGTCCCGGTAGAAGCCCTTGAACATCGCCGTGGACAGGCTGACGAAACCGCCCCAGCCGGAGGGCCGCGCGGCGACCGCGGGCGCGGCGGAGGGCTGCGGCGCGGCGGTCTTGGTGGTGTTGGTCTGGCTCATGCGCGGTACTCCCGTCCGGTGAGCTGCAGGAAGACGTCCTCCAGGGTGGCGCCGCGGACCTGCAGGCCGGCCAGCGCGTCCATCCCGGCCAGGGCCTGCAGCACCGGGGCCGGCCGCCGGGTGGAGATGACGGTGGAGCCGGTGTCGCCGGACACCGACTCGACTCCCTCCAGGCCCGCCGCCTGCTGCTGACCCAACGCCGCGGCCTCCACCGAGATGCGGACCGGCGCGTCCAGGTCGCGGACCAGGTCGGCCGGCGGGCCCAGCTGCAGCACCTTGCCGCCGTCCATGATCGCCACCCGGTCGCAGAGGATCTCCGCCTCGTCCATGTAGTGGGTGGTCAGCACGACCGTCTTGCCGCGCTCGTTGATCGCCCGCAGCACGTCCCACAGGTTGCGCCGGGCCTGCGGGTCCAGGGCCGCCGACGGCTCGTCCAGGAAGACCACGTCCGGGTCGTGCACCAGCGAGCAGGCGATGGACAGCCGTTGGGCCTGCCCGCCGGAGAGCTTCTCGGCCCGGGTCGAGGCCTTGTCGGTCAGGCCGACCAGCTCGAGCATCTCGTCGACCCGGGCCGCCGGCATGCCGTACAGCGAGCCGAAGGTGGCCAGCTGCTCCCGGGCGGTCAGCCGCTCGAAGAAGGCCGAACCCTGCAGCTGCACCCCCATCCGGCCCAGCAACGCGGTGTTGCGGGGCCAGACCGGCTGGCCGAGCAGGGTGATCGTGCCCGAATCGGGTTGCCGCAGCCCCTCCATCATCTCGACCAGGGTGGTCTTGCCCGCCCCGTTCGGCCCGAGGATGCCGAAGAACTCGCCCTCCCCCACCGCGAGCGAGACGTCGTCGACCGCCGCGACCGACCCATAGCGTTTGACCACGTGCTCCGTGGTGATCGTGTGCGCCATGCCGCCGACGGTACAGCGGCCGGGCGATCGAGTCAGCCGCCGGTGGTCAGCATCCGCAATACCCGGGCGGCGGCCGCGTGCGGGTCGACCGTTCCGTCGGCCACCTGCGCGGCCGCCGCGGCCAGCAGATCGCGGCCGGCCGGGGCGTGCAACGACTCCTGCAGCCGGCGCAGCGCGATCGCCTCGACCGCGGCCTGGGCCCGGCGCACCGCCCGCCGCTGCGGGCCGGGATGCTCCGCCAGATGCTCGCGGTGGGCGTCGACCGCGGCGACCAGCTCGTCCAACCCGACCGGGCCGCCTCCCGCCGGCGAGCCGGCGGCGATGGTGGTCAGCACCGGCACTCGCCAGGCGGCGCCGCCGGCCTGACCCGACCGGCCCAGGGCGATCATCGACCTCAGATCGCGCACGGTGGTGGCCACCCCGTCCCGATCGGCCTTGTTCACCACCAGCACGTCGGCAATCTCCAGGATGCCGGCCTTGGCCGCCTGCACCCCGTCGCCCAGGCCGGGCGCCAACACCAGCAGCACGGTGTCGGCCAGGCGCAGCACGGCGACCTCGTTCTGCCCGACCCCGACGGTCTCGACGATGACGACGTCGAACCCGACGGCCGCGAGCAGGTCGGCCGCCCCGGCGGTCGCCGCCGACAGCCCCCCGAGCTCGCCGCGGCTGGACATCGAGCGGATGTAGACGCCCGGGTCGGTGCTGTGCTCGCCCATCCGGACCCGGTCGCCGAGCAGCGCACCGCCGGAGAACGGGCTGGACGGATCGACGGCCAGCACCGCGACCCGGGCCCCGCGGGCCCGGTAGCGGCCGATGAACGCGGTGACCAGGGTGGATTTGCCCACCCCCGGCGGCCCGGTGACGCCCAGCAACCGGGCCCGGCGCGGCCGTCCGACCAGCGCCGCGGACACCGCGGCGGCCCGATCCTCGCCCGACTCGATCAGGGTGATCAGCCGGGCCGTGGCGCGCACCGAGCCGCGGGCGGCAGCGGCGATCAGTTCCTCGATCCGACCCGCGCCGGAAGCGGGCCCGTCATGCATGGGAGCTACCGTAGGGCATGCCTGTGCAGCCGTCCGCGATCGACCACGTCGGCATCGCCGTCCCCGACCTGGACGCGGCCATCGCCTTCTACACCGACACCCTCGGCGGCCGGCTCGCCCACCGGGAGACCAACCCGGCCCAGGGGGTGCAGGAGGCGATGATCGAGTTCGGCCCCGGCGCCCAGGTGCAGCTGCTCGCCCCGCTGGGCCCGGACTCCACGATCGCGAAATTCCTGGACCGCAACGGGCCCGGACTGCAGCAGCTCGCGCTGCGGGTGCCTGATGTGCAGGTGGCGGCGCAGGCGGCCCGCGCGGCCGGGGTCCGCACCCTGTACGACGAGCCGCGGGTGGGCACCGCGGGGTCGGCGATCAATTTCCTACATCCCAAGGACACCGGCGGGGTACTGGTGGAGCTGGTGCAACCGGCCCCGGTCATGCATTCCGGCCACGACGCACCGGGCGCTGCTTCCGCGGAGTCGGCGCACCCGAGTGGAACGATGGTGAAATGAGCACGAACGAGTGGCTGCCGGCCCAGATTCCTTTTGACCTCGTCCGGCGCGGCTTCGCCCCCGACCAGGTG
This genomic window from Nakamurella multipartita DSM 44233 contains:
- a CDS encoding ABC transporter permease, with the translated sequence MSQTNTTKTAAPQPSAAPAVAARPSGWGGFVSLSTAMFKGFYRDWLSVSFSVLFPLFFIVIFGTVFSGGSSSAPKVIEVGDVAVIDSLPEPARAALEQAVAITPGTDLAAALDEVRKGDAGAAIEQQGDTLIVHYSSADQVTAASVQGIFNAFVNEANISASGVPPTYTLQTQQVEDESLKPIQFIAPGMIGYGIAIGAVFGAAMTLITWREKKLLRRLRLAPVSTATVVTSRVVVSVAVALAQLVLFVGISVLPFLGLQLSGAWYMAFPLVIAGTLAFLAIGLFVGSVAKTVEGGSGLANLITLPMAFLSGAFVPLESAPAWLATIGRFLPMTYLVEGMKDVMVRGEGPQAALLPIGILLLFAAVVTFIATRFFRWDAA
- a CDS encoding ABC transporter ATP-binding protein, whose protein sequence is MAHTITTEHVVKRYGSVAAVDDVSLAVGEGEFFGILGPNGAGKTTLVEMMEGLRQPDSGTITLLGQPVWPRNTALLGRMGVQLQGSAFFERLTAREQLATFGSLYGMPAARVDEMLELVGLTDKASTRAEKLSGGQAQRLSIACSLVHDPDVVFLDEPSAALDPQARRNLWDVLRAINERGKTVVLTTHYMDEAEILCDRVAIMDGGKVLQLGPPADLVRDLDAPVRISVEAAALGQQQAAGLEGVESVSGDTGSTVISTRRPAPVLQALAGMDALAGLQVRGATLEDVFLQLTGREYRA
- the meaB gene encoding methylmalonyl Co-A mutase-associated GTPase MeaB, whose protein sequence is MHDGPASGAGRIEELIAAAARGSVRATARLITLIESGEDRAAAVSAALVGRPRRARLLGVTGPPGVGKSTLVTAFIGRYRARGARVAVLAVDPSSPFSGGALLGDRVRMGEHSTDPGVYIRSMSSRGELGGLSAATAGAADLLAAVGFDVVIVETVGVGQNEVAVLRLADTVLLVLAPGLGDGVQAAKAGILEIADVLVVNKADRDGVATTVRDLRSMIALGRSGQAGGAAWRVPVLTTIAAGSPAGGGPVGLDELVAAVDAHREHLAEHPGPQRRAVRRAQAAVEAIALRRLQESLHAPAGRDLLAAAAAQVADGTVDPHAAAARVLRMLTTGG
- the mce gene encoding methylmalonyl-CoA epimerase, yielding MPVQPSAIDHVGIAVPDLDAAIAFYTDTLGGRLAHRETNPAQGVQEAMIEFGPGAQVQLLAPLGPDSTIAKFLDRNGPGLQQLALRVPDVQVAAQAARAAGVRTLYDEPRVGTAGSAINFLHPKDTGGVLVELVQPAPVMHSGHDAPGAASAESAHPSGTMVK